One window from the genome of Streptomyces sp. WZ-12 encodes:
- a CDS encoding D-alanyl-D-alanine carboxypeptidase family protein, translating to MPTTLSASASPSAVRAVRTVAALATSALLASPLMIGTAHAAPGDGGQPPKAPVPPAKMSQVGGERLGQPGVQVQPKAGAPKLPDDKELSARSWIVSDAESGEVLAAKNPHWQLAPASTLKMLFADTVLPKFPKTQKYTVKPTDLAGMGEGSSLVGIKENLTYTVHDLWLGVFLRSGNDAVHTLSAMNGGTAATVQQMQQRAKQLNASDTHVVTPDGYDAPGQVSSAYDLSLFARAGLQNADFREYCSTASAQFPGEVGKDGKRGSFGIQNTNRLLSGDYDVKPYPGIAGVKNGSTTNAGSTFTGVAQRGDRKLLVTVMHPEKKMHNEGYREAAKLLDWGFSADGKVEPVGHLVGPKGAGDGSGNGNAKNGDQQAQAALDSGSGWGGPWTAVGIGGGAVVLLGAVAFLVRRRRPLPEAVQGRRGASGSRRKK from the coding sequence GTGCCGACGACCTTGAGTGCCTCCGCGTCCCCGTCCGCCGTCCGCGCCGTGCGTACCGTCGCCGCGCTGGCGACCTCCGCGCTATTGGCGTCGCCGCTGATGATCGGCACCGCGCATGCCGCCCCCGGGGACGGCGGGCAGCCGCCGAAGGCGCCCGTGCCGCCCGCGAAGATGTCACAGGTCGGCGGGGAGCGCCTGGGGCAGCCCGGCGTCCAGGTGCAGCCCAAGGCGGGCGCGCCGAAGCTCCCGGACGACAAGGAGCTCAGCGCCCGCTCGTGGATCGTCTCGGACGCCGAGTCCGGCGAGGTGCTGGCCGCCAAGAACCCGCACTGGCAGCTCGCGCCGGCCAGCACCCTGAAGATGCTGTTCGCCGACACCGTGCTGCCGAAGTTCCCCAAGACCCAGAAGTACACCGTCAAACCCACCGACCTGGCGGGCATGGGCGAGGGCAGCAGCCTGGTGGGGATAAAGGAGAACCTCACCTACACCGTGCACGACCTGTGGCTGGGGGTCTTCCTGCGGTCCGGGAACGACGCGGTGCACACGCTCTCCGCCATGAACGGCGGGACGGCGGCCACGGTCCAGCAGATGCAGCAGCGGGCGAAGCAGCTCAACGCCAGTGACACGCACGTGGTCACGCCGGACGGCTACGACGCGCCGGGGCAGGTGTCCAGCGCCTACGACCTGAGCCTGTTCGCGCGGGCGGGGCTGCAGAACGCGGACTTCCGGGAGTACTGCTCCACGGCGAGCGCGCAGTTCCCGGGGGAGGTCGGCAAGGACGGCAAGCGCGGCAGCTTCGGCATCCAGAACACCAACCGGCTGCTCAGCGGCGACTACGACGTCAAGCCCTACCCGGGCATCGCGGGCGTGAAGAACGGTTCGACGACCAACGCCGGGTCCACGTTCACCGGGGTCGCCCAGCGCGGGGACCGCAAGCTGCTGGTCACCGTGATGCACCCGGAGAAGAAGATGCACAACGAGGGGTACCGGGAGGCCGCCAAGCTGCTCGACTGGGGCTTCTCCGCGGACGGCAAGGTGGAGCCGGTCGGCCACCTCGTCGGGCCGAAGGGCGCCGGCGACGGGTCAGGAAACGGCAACGCGAAGAACGGTGACCAGCAGGCCCAGGCCGCGCTGGACTCCGGCAGCGGCTGGGGCGGGCCGTGGACCGCGGTCGGCATCGGCGGCGGGGCGGTGGTCCTGCTGGGCGCGGTGGCGTTCCTGGTCCGCCGGCGGCGACCGCTGCCGGAGGCCGTCCAGGGGCGCCGGGGCGCTTCCGGGAGCCGGCGGAAGAAGTAG
- a CDS encoding GntR family transcriptional regulator, protein MTVPKTEADAYDRRSLHERVAADLREEIMSGDLAPGARLPSTTQLKERFSASNATVQKALHLLKDERLVVGRPGAAVTVREHRQRTMRPASYMAPAKDGEPYRWLAEATKQGGRARSELLEVAEATPPADVAAALGLTAGGTALLRRQVLFIDDEPVELVKSYYPLEIARGTAMMERRKIKGGTPTLLAELGYPPRLSVDRVSARVPTQEQYTALQLSSSLPVLRTLRVVHTDDERPVEVTVMAKAGHLYELQYEFVPE, encoded by the coding sequence ATGACCGTGCCCAAGACCGAAGCCGACGCATACGACCGCCGCTCGCTGCACGAGCGGGTCGCCGCCGATCTGCGCGAGGAAATCATGAGCGGCGATCTCGCTCCGGGCGCCAGACTGCCGTCCACCACACAGCTCAAGGAGCGGTTCTCCGCCTCGAACGCCACCGTGCAGAAGGCGCTGCACCTCCTGAAGGACGAACGCCTCGTCGTCGGACGCCCCGGTGCAGCCGTCACAGTCCGCGAACACCGGCAGCGGACCATGCGGCCGGCCTCGTACATGGCCCCGGCAAAGGACGGCGAGCCGTACCGCTGGCTCGCCGAGGCGACGAAGCAGGGCGGACGCGCACGGAGCGAACTCCTTGAGGTGGCGGAGGCAACGCCGCCCGCGGACGTCGCGGCAGCGCTCGGACTGACCGCGGGCGGCACGGCCCTGCTCCGCCGCCAGGTCCTCTTCATCGACGACGAACCCGTGGAACTCGTCAAGTCCTACTACCCGTTGGAGATCGCCCGCGGCACCGCGATGATGGAGCGTCGCAAGATCAAGGGCGGCACTCCGACGCTCCTCGCCGAGCTGGGATACCCGCCCCGACTCAGCGTGGACCGGGTCTCTGCCCGGGTGCCCACACAGGAGCAGTACACCGCGCTCCAACTCTCCAGCAGCCTGCCGGTCCTGCGGACGCTGCGCGTCGTCCACACCGATGACGAACGCCCCGTCGAGGTCACCGTCATGGCCAAGGCCGGCCATCTCTACGAGCTGCAGTACGAGTTCGTCCCGGAGTGA
- a CDS encoding SCO4848 family membrane protein, which produces MKLSRPVSWFLLAFGVWSWCIWFTFAKNLWKDASGLAFDAAGHPTAYFWVHLLLAVVSFLLGTAIGVIGFRGVRALRREAASGTTTEG; this is translated from the coding sequence ATGAAGCTCTCTCGCCCCGTGTCCTGGTTCCTGCTCGCCTTCGGGGTGTGGAGCTGGTGCATCTGGTTCACTTTCGCCAAGAATCTCTGGAAGGACGCCAGCGGTCTCGCCTTCGACGCGGCCGGGCATCCGACCGCGTACTTCTGGGTCCACCTGCTGCTCGCCGTGGTGTCCTTTCTCTTGGGGACGGCAATCGGCGTGATCGGGTTCCGGGGCGTGCGGGCGCTGCGCCGGGAGGCGGCGTCGGGCACGACCACCGAGGGGTGA
- a CDS encoding GntR family transcriptional regulator, producing MGTSKWVSTSMPYLTPGDKSPSDLWGAETASKGRRGTQRVVRAEEVAPPDEVAELLGTPVGEAVVVRRRIMYLDDEPCELTDTFYPSHIARGTRLAGTAKIPGGAVKLLAELGHVGVRVHEDVTARMPSEEERKTLQIGPLEPVLQLTRLTLDGDDRPIQVDMMVMPAQRQRLRYELRIG from the coding sequence ATGGGCACCAGTAAGTGGGTCAGCACCTCGATGCCGTACCTGACCCCCGGAGACAAGAGCCCGTCCGACCTCTGGGGCGCCGAGACCGCGTCCAAAGGCCGCCGCGGCACTCAGCGCGTCGTCCGCGCCGAGGAGGTCGCGCCGCCGGATGAGGTGGCCGAGCTACTGGGAACGCCCGTGGGAGAGGCCGTAGTTGTGCGCCGTCGCATCATGTACCTCGACGACGAGCCGTGCGAGTTGACGGACACCTTCTACCCGAGCCACATCGCCCGCGGCACCCGGCTCGCGGGGACGGCCAAGATCCCCGGCGGTGCCGTCAAGCTGCTCGCCGAACTGGGACACGTAGGCGTGCGGGTCCACGAGGACGTGACCGCCCGCATGCCGAGCGAGGAGGAACGCAAGACGCTACAGATCGGCCCCCTCGAACCCGTGCTACAGCTGACGCGCCTCACACTGGACGGCGACGACCGGCCGATCCAGGTCGACATGATGGTCATGCCCGCGCAACGTCAACGACTGCGTTACGAGCTCAGGATCGGATGA
- a CDS encoding BPL-N domain-containing protein translates to MSPPTRFLASLRRTLATRNAPKTPLPAPGDRPLALVYRGPAARPAGCSEAVAELLAAGPWDLDVRYTGPHEDIPLSAASLAHAHLYAQPGGGSLAPAYRRMHKHADEIRDYVHGGGRYLGFCLGGYLAGDDPGFDLLPGDTDQYIVTPGATVTHDRDTVVETQWRGQPRTVFFQDGPHFLLDPGADATVLATYPNGTVAAVVAPCGTGRVAVVGPHPEATDDWFLDESLPLHHTHDLAVDLVNELLAE, encoded by the coding sequence ATGTCCCCTCCCACCCGCTTCCTCGCCTCCCTCCGCCGCACCCTCGCCACGCGCAACGCCCCAAAGACCCCGCTGCCCGCCCCCGGCGACCGCCCCCTCGCGCTGGTCTACCGCGGCCCGGCCGCCCGCCCCGCCGGCTGCTCCGAGGCGGTCGCCGAACTGCTGGCCGCCGGCCCCTGGGACCTCGACGTCCGCTACACCGGCCCGCACGAGGACATCCCGCTCTCCGCCGCGTCCCTGGCCCACGCCCACCTCTACGCCCAGCCCGGCGGCGGCTCGTTGGCCCCCGCCTACCGCCGCATGCACAAGCACGCCGACGAGATCCGCGACTACGTCCACGGCGGCGGCCGCTACCTGGGCTTCTGCCTCGGCGGCTACCTCGCCGGCGACGACCCGGGCTTCGACCTGCTCCCCGGCGACACCGACCAGTACATCGTCACGCCGGGCGCCACCGTCACCCACGACCGCGACACCGTCGTCGAGACCCAGTGGCGCGGCCAACCCCGCACCGTCTTCTTCCAGGACGGCCCGCACTTCCTCCTCGACCCGGGCGCCGACGCCACCGTCCTGGCCACCTACCCCAACGGCACCGTGGCCGCCGTCGTCGCCCCCTGCGGCACCGGCCGCGTCGCCGTCGTCGGCCCCCACCCCGAGGCCACCGACGACTGGTTCCTCGACGAAAGCCTCCCCCTCCACCACACCCACGACCTCGCGGTCGACCTGGTGAACGAACTACTGGCGGAGTGA
- a CDS encoding trypsin-like serine peptidase, with product MPHTQPTPPDPTARPGGTAPRARSRRRAALAAAATAALLALTATACGPDANSAAASGGSAGSGQNKAAGPHLPDGAPTSLDDLKKWKDGGWKDWGRWAHRAQDFINPIIKNHWESDRLARAKAAPDINVNATAADSGYGATDPTPPRVTAQEVARPYHRNMAPVGKIFFDSPKGPMVCSGTVVEDPAHPGKSNLVWTAGHCVHSGRQGGWMRNIIFVPSYNDNGVPMSQVGRTPAQQVTPYGKFWADWITTSGEWIDRGSETDAGSGAPYDYAVLHVRPENGGGRSLQESVGAAAQVWFDPPPAGRIGQLQAFGYPAAAPYDGARMMSCLSPSGRLAAVQGAPPMDRIGCSMTGGSSGGGWFVNRGGKLTLVSNTSVGNPTEGWQAGPYLGPVAQRVFTTISNKFAGR from the coding sequence ATGCCGCACACCCAGCCCACACCGCCCGATCCGACCGCACGGCCCGGGGGGACGGCGCCGCGCGCCCGCTCCCGCCGCCGCGCCGCCCTCGCCGCCGCCGCGACCGCCGCCCTCCTCGCCCTCACCGCCACCGCCTGCGGCCCCGACGCCAACTCGGCGGCGGCGTCCGGCGGTTCGGCCGGCTCCGGCCAGAACAAGGCCGCCGGCCCGCACCTCCCCGACGGAGCCCCCACCAGCCTCGACGACCTCAAGAAGTGGAAGGACGGCGGCTGGAAGGACTGGGGTCGATGGGCGCACCGCGCCCAGGACTTCATCAACCCGATCATCAAGAACCACTGGGAGTCGGACCGGCTCGCCCGGGCCAAGGCCGCCCCCGACATCAACGTCAACGCGACCGCGGCGGACAGCGGTTACGGCGCCACCGACCCCACGCCGCCCCGGGTCACCGCCCAGGAGGTGGCCCGCCCCTACCACCGCAACATGGCCCCGGTCGGCAAGATCTTCTTCGACAGCCCCAAGGGCCCGATGGTCTGCTCCGGCACCGTCGTCGAGGACCCGGCGCATCCGGGGAAGTCCAACCTCGTGTGGACCGCGGGCCACTGCGTGCACTCCGGCCGGCAGGGCGGCTGGATGCGCAACATCATCTTCGTGCCGTCGTACAACGACAACGGCGTCCCCATGAGCCAGGTCGGCCGCACCCCCGCCCAACAGGTCACGCCCTACGGCAAGTTCTGGGCCGACTGGATCACCACCTCCGGGGAGTGGATCGACCGCGGCAGCGAGACCGACGCCGGCTCCGGCGCCCCCTACGACTACGCGGTGCTGCACGTCCGTCCCGAGAACGGCGGCGGCAGGTCCCTCCAGGAGTCCGTCGGCGCGGCCGCCCAGGTCTGGTTCGACCCCCCGCCCGCCGGCCGCATCGGCCAGCTCCAGGCGTTCGGCTACCCGGCCGCGGCGCCCTACGACGGCGCCCGGATGATGTCCTGCCTCAGCCCCTCTGGGCGCCTCGCCGCCGTCCAGGGCGCGCCGCCCATGGACCGGATCGGCTGCTCCATGACCGGCGGTTCGTCGGGCGGCGGCTGGTTCGTCAACCGCGGCGGCAAGCTGACGCTGGTCTCCAACACCTCGGTCGGCAACCCGACCGAGGGCTGGCAGGCCGGCCCCTACCTCGGCCCGGTCGCCCAGCGCGTCTTCACCACGATCAGCAACAAGTTCGCGGGCCGCTAG
- a CDS encoding Pls/PosA family non-ribosomal peptide synthetase, with the protein MATCRRGSARLHRLFESTCDRAPWATALQCGRHALTYAELDARANRLAHLLCARGIGAGSRVAVLVPRSVGMYVALLAVGKADAAFVPIDPAAPADRAAFIASDAGVDAVLTVPELAPELAGRRATVIELDALAGELAAAPDTRPVPSPSAPAPAADLDDAPDDPLAYIMYTSGSSGRPKGVAIAHSSVCAFLAVVPDAYGVRPDDRVYQGMTLSFDFSIEEIWPTWTVGATLVAGPAGAGPVRLGAELADSLEELGITVFYCVPTLLATIPRELPRVRTLVVGGEPCPAELVRRWSRPGRRILNTYGPTETTVTATVAELRPGRPVTIGRPLPGYTVALLDDRLRPVPDGAVGEICVGGSGVARGYVGRPELTAERFVAHPLAPAGGRLYRTGDLGRRAPDGEIEFLGRADDEVKIRGYRVDLGEIDNVLLEEPAVAEAATALVTRERRDGRGGDRELSAYVVLAPGHTGGAGTAGGDALAARLHRRLRSRLPSYMVPPFLDVLPRLPALPSGKVDRRALPAPSGRRLGVVGQVVAPRGDLEARVRDVWAEAFGMGPDALSTEADFFGDLGGHSLLAAQVVSLLRTRGIGGDMGVALRDVYAHPTVRGLAAHLAALSTPATAAGAADGGRAYDGDGPGDRDRRSDDREGAANSPDTAAGSPPVRPRPLRHHGARIAAAGLVQAAALYLLLFLMALPLAVVFSRQGGEFTGRAPVPLRPVLAVLVGYFGVRWLLPVALARPLAAGIRPGRYPLWGGTYLRLWALGLLLSLGPLPVLSGSPLMGRYLRLLGARIGPRTTIATGVVPLPSLVRIGADASVGYGVTLRAWRVADGWVTVAPIDIGPRAYVGAHAVLEPGARMAAGSGLGEQSVLGRGERVPPGARWAGSPPSPVPALAPTVEEMLRAGGTTEPGRPRHAAAALLGTAFLEVLPLAVVAPGTALVWCCWLAWGSGPALAATLVVAAPLYVLAVCAAIALAKRVVLARTPVGTHPVRSALGVRKWFSDKLLESSLALTNSLYATLYTVPWLRLLGARIGGGAEVSTAAHLDPDLLALGEGSFVADLAGIGGAAFAGGRVDCRRTEVGRRAFVGNAAYLPAGTRTGPGSLIGVGTVPPGDEVPPDTAWLGSPAIHLPRRQSSGSYPEELTFRPTRRAVRRRLAIEYFRATVPATLIGAATFLFLLALSGVAHDPHPAVPVLLAPLLLMSAGLAVTVACAALKFLVVGRYRPRVEPLWSWFVRRTEFVTGLYEAAAVPAGLAALTGTPFLPPALRLFGARIGRRTWLGTTFLTEFDLVDVGDEAAVGPGVSLQTHLFEDRVMKMSKVTVRAGATVGSRAIVLYDGVVGEGVWLDALSLVMKGEYLTPGTAWRGVPAQGLAVRTADHSPPARTPHPTSP; encoded by the coding sequence ATGGCCACGTGCAGGCGGGGCTCGGCGCGGCTGCACCGCCTCTTCGAATCGACCTGTGACCGCGCGCCGTGGGCGACGGCGCTTCAGTGCGGGCGGCACGCCCTGACCTACGCCGAGCTCGACGCCCGCGCCAACCGGCTCGCCCACCTCCTGTGCGCGCGGGGCATCGGCGCCGGCTCCCGGGTCGCGGTCCTGGTGCCGCGGTCGGTGGGGATGTACGTCGCGCTGCTGGCCGTGGGCAAGGCGGACGCGGCGTTCGTGCCGATCGACCCGGCGGCGCCGGCGGACCGGGCCGCCTTCATCGCGTCGGACGCCGGGGTGGACGCGGTCCTGACCGTCCCGGAGCTGGCACCGGAGCTGGCCGGCCGGCGCGCGACGGTGATCGAACTCGACGCGCTGGCCGGGGAGCTGGCCGCGGCGCCGGACACCCGGCCGGTGCCGTCGCCGAGCGCACCGGCGCCGGCCGCGGACCTGGACGACGCCCCCGACGACCCGCTCGCCTACATCATGTACACCTCCGGCTCCAGCGGCCGGCCCAAGGGCGTGGCCATCGCGCACTCCAGCGTCTGCGCCTTCCTCGCCGTCGTGCCGGACGCCTACGGCGTGCGGCCGGACGACCGGGTCTACCAGGGCATGACCCTCTCCTTCGACTTCTCCATCGAGGAGATCTGGCCCACCTGGACGGTCGGCGCGACCCTGGTCGCGGGTCCGGCCGGCGCCGGCCCGGTCCGGCTCGGCGCCGAACTTGCCGACTCCCTGGAGGAGTTGGGCATCACGGTCTTCTACTGCGTGCCGACGCTGCTGGCGACGATCCCCCGGGAGCTGCCGCGGGTGCGCACCCTCGTGGTCGGCGGGGAGCCCTGCCCGGCCGAGCTCGTGCGGCGCTGGAGCCGGCCCGGGCGCCGGATCCTCAACACCTACGGGCCGACGGAGACCACCGTCACCGCCACCGTCGCGGAGCTGCGGCCGGGCCGCCCGGTCACCATCGGCCGGCCGCTGCCCGGCTACACGGTGGCCCTGCTCGACGACCGGCTGCGCCCCGTGCCGGACGGGGCGGTCGGCGAGATCTGCGTGGGCGGCTCCGGCGTCGCCCGCGGCTATGTGGGGCGCCCGGAACTGACCGCGGAGCGGTTCGTCGCGCACCCGTTGGCGCCCGCCGGCGGCCGGCTCTACCGCACCGGCGACCTCGGCCGGCGCGCCCCGGACGGGGAGATCGAGTTCCTGGGGCGGGCCGACGACGAGGTGAAGATCCGCGGCTACCGGGTCGACCTCGGCGAGATCGACAACGTCCTGCTGGAGGAGCCCGCGGTGGCCGAGGCGGCGACCGCGCTGGTGACGCGGGAACGGCGGGACGGCCGGGGCGGGGACCGGGAGTTGTCCGCGTACGTGGTGCTGGCGCCGGGCCACACCGGCGGTGCCGGGACGGCGGGCGGGGACGCCCTGGCCGCCCGGCTGCACCGGCGGCTGCGCAGCCGGCTCCCGTCCTACATGGTGCCGCCGTTCCTGGACGTCCTCCCCCGCCTGCCGGCCCTGCCGAGCGGCAAGGTGGACCGCAGGGCGCTGCCCGCGCCGAGCGGTCGGCGACTGGGGGTGGTCGGCCAAGTGGTGGCGCCGCGGGGCGACTTGGAGGCCAGGGTGCGGGACGTGTGGGCCGAGGCGTTCGGCATGGGCCCGGACGCGCTCTCCACCGAGGCGGACTTCTTCGGGGACCTCGGCGGGCACTCGCTGCTCGCCGCCCAGGTCGTCTCGCTGCTGCGCACCCGCGGCATCGGGGGCGACATGGGCGTCGCGCTGCGCGACGTCTACGCCCACCCGACGGTGCGCGGCCTCGCGGCCCACCTGGCGGCGTTGAGCACCCCGGCGACGGCCGCCGGGGCCGCGGACGGCGGCCGGGCGTACGACGGGGACGGGCCGGGCGACCGCGACCGGAGGAGCGACGACCGCGAGGGCGCCGCCAACTCCCCCGACACCGCGGCCGGTTCGCCGCCCGTCCGCCCCCGCCCGCTGCGGCACCACGGCGCCCGGATCGCCGCCGCCGGCCTGGTCCAGGCCGCCGCGCTCTACCTGCTGCTCTTCCTCATGGCCCTCCCCCTCGCGGTCGTCTTCAGCCGGCAGGGCGGGGAGTTCACCGGCCGCGCGCCGGTCCCGCTGCGCCCCGTACTGGCCGTGCTGGTCGGCTACTTCGGGGTCCGCTGGCTGCTGCCGGTGGCCCTGGCCCGCCCGTTGGCGGCCGGCATCCGGCCGGGCCGCTACCCGTTGTGGGGCGGGACCTATCTGCGCCTGTGGGCGCTCGGCCTGCTGCTGAGCCTCGGCCCGCTGCCGGTGCTCAGCGGCTCCCCGCTGATGGGCCGTTACCTGCGGCTGCTGGGCGCCCGGATCGGGCCGCGGACGACGATCGCCACCGGCGTGGTCCCGCTGCCGTCGCTGGTCCGGATCGGCGCGGACGCCTCGGTCGGCTACGGCGTGACGCTGCGCGCCTGGCGGGTGGCGGACGGCTGGGTCACCGTCGCCCCGATCGACATCGGCCCGCGCGCCTACGTCGGGGCGCACGCCGTGCTGGAGCCGGGCGCCCGGATGGCGGCGGGTTCCGGGCTCGGCGAGCAGTCGGTGCTCGGGCGGGGCGAGAGGGTGCCGCCCGGCGCCCGGTGGGCCGGCTCGCCGCCGTCCCCGGTGCCGGCGCTGGCCCCGACCGTCGAGGAGATGCTGCGGGCCGGCGGCACGACCGAGCCCGGCCGGCCCCGGCACGCCGCCGCCGCGCTGCTGGGGACCGCCTTCCTGGAGGTCCTCCCGTTGGCCGTCGTGGCGCCGGGCACCGCGCTGGTGTGGTGCTGCTGGCTGGCCTGGGGCAGCGGGCCGGCCCTTGCCGCCACCCTGGTCGTCGCCGCCCCGCTCTACGTCCTGGCCGTCTGCGCCGCGATCGCGCTGGCCAAGCGGGTGGTGCTGGCCCGCACCCCGGTCGGCACCCACCCGGTCCGCTCCGCGCTCGGCGTCCGCAAGTGGTTCTCCGACAAGCTGCTGGAGTCCAGCCTGGCCCTCACCAACTCCCTCTACGCCACCCTCTACACGGTCCCCTGGCTGCGGCTGCTGGGCGCCCGGATCGGCGGCGGCGCCGAGGTCTCCACCGCCGCCCACCTCGACCCGGACCTGCTGGCGCTCGGCGAGGGCTCGTTCGTCGCGGACCTGGCCGGGATCGGCGGGGCCGCGTTCGCCGGCGGCCGGGTGGACTGCCGCCGCACCGAGGTCGGCCGCCGCGCGTTCGTCGGCAACGCCGCGTACCTGCCGGCCGGCACCCGGACCGGGCCGGGCTCGCTGATCGGCGTCGGCACCGTCCCGCCCGGCGACGAAGTGCCGCCCGACACCGCCTGGTTGGGCTCGCCCGCCATCCACCTCCCGCGGCGCCAGAGCAGCGGCAGCTACCCGGAGGAGCTGACCTTCCGCCCCACCCGCCGGGCGGTCCGCCGCCGACTGGCCATCGAGTACTTCCGCGCCACCGTGCCGGCGACCCTCATCGGCGCCGCCACCTTCCTCTTCCTCCTCGCCCTCTCCGGCGTCGCCCACGACCCGCACCCGGCCGTCCCCGTGCTCCTGGCCCCGCTCCTGTTGATGTCCGCCGGCCTGGCCGTCACCGTCGCCTGCGCGGCGCTCAAGTTCCTCGTCGTCGGCCGCTACCGGCCCCGCGTCGAGCCCCTGTGGAGCTGGTTCGTCCGCCGCACCGAGTTCGTCACCGGCCTCTACGAGGCGGCCGCCGTCCCCGCCGGTCTGGCCGCCCTCACCGGCACCCCGTTCCTCCCGCCCGCCCTCCGCCTCTTCGGCGCCCGGATCGGCCGCCGGACGTGGCTGGGCACCACCTTCCTCACCGAGTTCGACCTCGTCGACGTCGGCGACGAGGCGGCGGTCGGCCCGGGCGTGAGCCTCCAGACGCACCTGTTCGAGGACCGGGTCATGAAGATGTCAAAAGTGACCGTCCGGGCGGGCGCCACCGTGGGTAGCCGTGCGATCGTGCTCTACGACGGCGTGGTGGGAGAGGGCGTCTGGCTCGACGCCCTCTCCCTGGTCATGAAGGGCGAGTACCTCACCCCCGGCACGGCCTGGCGCGGCGTCCCCGCCCAGGGGTTGGCCGTCCGCACGGCCGACCACTCCCCTCCCGCCCGCACCCCACACCCCACCAGCCCCTGA
- the fabV gene encoding enoyl-[acyl-carrier-protein] reductase FabV, which produces MTDRVIDRPRSRGFLFLDSHPAGCRQLVNDMWEAVTAPTAPPPADGPVALVIGSSAGYGLAATLAGLKRAGIRGIGVCFEKPASARRTATAGWYRTAATAELARGAGRDVVFLNGDAFSDGLKDRVAEVLAERFGGRLDYLIYSVAAPRRTDPETGTTYASVLRPIGAASRTRTLAFDDAGAPEVKEVQTEPAAGDDLAQTVAVMGGADWERWIEQLAGRGLLADGFATAALSYIGSSLTEAIYRKGTIGAAKAHLEATARTLDKRLSELVGGRAVTSVNGAAVTQSSTAIPGIALYVGLLRGVLGARLVPPTAQLSDLWDQLTGVRPLALDEEGRIRLDTWELTDEVQAAVGERWRAATTENIGQLADLDWFHGEVHRLYGFAVPGVDYAAPVATEAPWPGQSA; this is translated from the coding sequence GTGACCGACCGCGTCATCGACCGCCCCCGCAGCCGCGGGTTCCTGTTCCTCGACTCCCACCCCGCCGGGTGCCGGCAGTTGGTGAACGACATGTGGGAGGCCGTGACCGCCCCGACCGCGCCGCCGCCGGCCGACGGCCCGGTGGCCCTCGTCATCGGCTCGTCCGCCGGCTACGGCCTGGCCGCCACCCTGGCCGGGCTCAAGCGCGCCGGAATCCGCGGCATCGGCGTCTGCTTCGAGAAGCCGGCGAGCGCGCGGCGCACCGCCACCGCCGGCTGGTACCGCACCGCCGCCACCGCCGAACTGGCCCGCGGGGCCGGCCGGGACGTCGTCTTCCTCAACGGCGACGCCTTCTCCGACGGGCTCAAGGACCGGGTCGCCGAGGTGCTGGCGGAGCGCTTCGGCGGGCGGCTGGACTACCTGATCTACTCGGTGGCCGCGCCACGCCGGACCGACCCGGAGACCGGCACCACCTACGCGTCGGTGCTCCGGCCGATCGGCGCGGCGTCCCGCACCAGGACGCTGGCCTTCGACGACGCGGGCGCGCCCGAGGTCAAGGAGGTGCAGACCGAGCCGGCCGCCGGGGACGACCTCGCGCAGACCGTGGCGGTGATGGGCGGCGCCGACTGGGAGCGGTGGATCGAGCAGCTGGCCGGCCGGGGGCTGCTCGCCGACGGGTTCGCCACCGCCGCGCTCTCCTACATCGGCTCGTCGCTGACCGAGGCGATCTACCGCAAGGGCACCATCGGCGCCGCCAAGGCCCACCTGGAGGCCACCGCCCGCACCCTGGACAAGCGGCTGTCGGAGCTGGTCGGCGGGCGCGCGGTGACCTCCGTCAACGGGGCCGCGGTGACCCAGTCGTCCACCGCCATCCCCGGCATCGCGCTCTACGTCGGTCTGCTGCGCGGGGTGCTCGGCGCACGCCTGGTGCCGCCGACCGCGCAGCTCAGCGACCTGTGGGACCAGCTCACCGGCGTCCGCCCGTTGGCGCTGGACGAGGAGGGCCGGATCCGGCTGGACACCTGGGAGTTGACCGACGAGGTGCAGGCCGCGGTCGGCGAGCGCTGGCGGGCGGCGACGACGGAGAACATCGGGCAACTCGCCGACCTCGACTGGTTCCACGGCGAGGTGCACCGCCTCTACGGCTTCGCGGTGCCCGGTGTCGACTACGCGGCGCCGGTCGCCACCGAGGCGCCCTGGCCGGGGCAGTCGGCCTGA